One genomic segment of Cytobacillus sp. FSL H8-0458 includes these proteins:
- the glgA gene encoding glycogen synthase GlgA, with amino-acid sequence MKVLFAVSECVPFVKSGGLADVAGSLPKELAKQGTDVRVILPKYGSISDDLKKKMSKKCEFTVQVGWRNQYCGIEELEHQGILFYFVDNEYYFNREKLYGYFDDGERFAYFNRAVLDALQHLDYCPDVIHSHDWHTGMIPFLLRVEYRAKKGYEFIRTVFTIHNLQFQGIMPRAALGDLLGLDYSHFHPDKLEFFGNINFMKGGLVAADKITTVSPTYKDEIQTEYYGEKLHDLLKRRACDLEGILNGIDEEFYNPEKDPYIKENYAAEKLQVKIENKVHLQKKFGLPVKEKVPLIAMVTRLTKQKGLDLVKCVFHELMQGDVQFLILGTGDPEFEQFFREMEARYPDKCKAYIGFDEGLAHEFYAGSDLFLMPSQFEPCGLGQMIAMRYGSIPIVRETGGLNDTVHSYNEYTGEGNGFSFSHFNAHDMLYTIRRAISFYSDSKIWEQIMKNAMGMDNSWAQSAFKYNQLYAGLVSRSESHVF; translated from the coding sequence GTGAAAGTATTGTTTGCTGTTTCTGAATGTGTTCCATTCGTCAAATCCGGAGGTCTTGCCGACGTAGCCGGTTCACTCCCGAAAGAGCTTGCCAAACAGGGGACTGACGTACGGGTGATTCTTCCCAAGTATGGTTCCATATCAGATGATTTAAAAAAGAAAATGTCAAAAAAGTGCGAGTTTACAGTTCAGGTAGGCTGGAGAAACCAGTATTGCGGAATTGAAGAACTTGAGCACCAGGGAATCCTTTTCTATTTTGTGGATAATGAATATTACTTTAACCGTGAAAAATTGTACGGCTATTTTGATGATGGAGAAAGGTTTGCCTATTTTAACCGGGCCGTGCTGGATGCCCTTCAGCATCTTGATTACTGTCCAGATGTTATTCACAGCCATGATTGGCATACCGGGATGATTCCTTTTCTGCTCAGGGTTGAATATCGTGCGAAAAAGGGGTATGAATTCATTCGGACAGTCTTCACCATTCATAACCTTCAATTTCAGGGGATTATGCCAAGAGCTGCTTTAGGGGATCTATTAGGGCTTGACTATAGCCATTTCCATCCGGATAAGCTTGAATTCTTCGGAAATATTAATTTTATGAAGGGCGGACTTGTCGCTGCTGATAAAATTACAACAGTTAGCCCTACGTATAAAGATGAAATTCAAACAGAGTATTACGGTGAGAAGCTGCATGATTTGCTGAAACGCAGGGCTTGTGACCTGGAAGGAATCTTAAACGGGATTGATGAAGAATTTTATAATCCTGAGAAGGATCCGTATATAAAAGAGAACTATGCCGCTGAAAAGCTGCAAGTCAAAATAGAGAATAAAGTTCATCTTCAGAAAAAATTCGGCTTGCCGGTGAAGGAAAAGGTTCCTCTGATAGCCATGGTTACGAGACTGACAAAGCAAAAGGGCCTGGATCTTGTAAAATGTGTGTTCCATGAGCTTATGCAGGGTGATGTTCAATTCCTGATTCTGGGGACTGGAGATCCTGAGTTTGAGCAATTTTTCAGGGAGATGGAAGCGCGCTACCCAGATAAGTGCAAAGCATATATTGGGTTTGATGAAGGACTTGCACATGAATTCTATGCAGGGTCCGATTTATTCTTAATGCCTTCACAATTTGAGCCTTGCGGTTTAGGGCAGATGATTGCGATGAGATATGGATCCATTCCCATTGTCAGGGAAACAGGCGGTTTAAATGATACTGTTCATTCGTACAATGAATACACAGGAGAAGGAAACGGTTTTTCCTTCAGCCATTTTAATGCCCATGACATGCTGTACACTATTCGAAGAGCAATTAGCTTTTACAGTGACAGTAAAATATGGGAGCAGATTATGAAAAATGCGATGGGTATGGAT